The Vitis riparia cultivar Riparia Gloire de Montpellier isolate 1030 chromosome 10, EGFV_Vit.rip_1.0, whole genome shotgun sequence genome includes a region encoding these proteins:
- the LOC117922875 gene encoding G-type lectin S-receptor-like serine/threonine-protein kinase At1g11410 isoform X2 translates to MRPVNLFLQYLLLFLMLPLCSSTDTITPNQPFRDGDLLVSKQSRFALGFFSPRNSTLRYIGVWYNIREQNVVWVLNRDHPINDTSGVLSINTIGNLLLHRGNTHVWSTNVSISSANATVAQLLDTGNLVLIQNDGNRVVWQGFDYPTDSLIPYMKLGLDRRTGFNRFLTSWKSPTDPGTGKNSLTMNASGSPQIFLYQGSKRLWRSGNWNGLRWSGVPTMIYRTIINVSFLNNQDEISYMYSLNNVWVPMTLTIDVDGYMQRSAWTETEGKWFSFYTAPSDRCDRYGRCGLNGNCDNSRAEFECTCLAGFEPKSPRDWSLKDGSAGCLRKEGAKVCGNGEGFVKVEGAKPPDTSMARVSMNMSLEACREGCLKECSCSGYAAANVSGSGSGCLSWHGDLVDTRVFPEGGQDLYVRVDAITLAENQKQSKGFLAKKGMMAVLVVGATVIMVLLVSTFWFLRKKMKGRGRQNKMLYNSRPGATWLQDSPGAMEHDESTTNSELQFFDVNTIAEATNNFSSENELGRGGFGSVYKGQLSNGQEIAVKKLSKDSGQGKEEFKNEATLIAKLQHMNLVRLLGCCITKEEKMLVYEYLPNKSLDSFIFDETKKSLLDWRKRFEIIVGIARGILYLHEDSRLRIIHRDLKASNVLLDAEMLPKISDFGLARIFRGNQMEGNTNRVVGTYGYMSPEYAMEGLFSTKSDVYSFGVLLLEIITGRKNSTYYQDNPSMSLIGHVWNLWEEDKALDLIDPSLEKSYPTDEVLRCIQIGLLCVQESITDRPTMLTIIFMLGNNFALSFPKRPAFISKTTHKGEDLSCSGEGLLSVNNVTMTVLQPR, encoded by the exons ATGCGTCCTGTAAATTTGTTTCTTCAGTACTTGCTTCTATTCCTTATGCTCCCACTTTGCAGCTCCACTGACACCATAACTCCCAACCAACCCTTCAGAGATGGTGACCTTCTAGTCTCTAAACAGTCCAGGTTCGCTCTTGGCTTCTTCAGTCCACGGAATTCTACACTCCGATATATTGGAGTTTGGTACAACATTCGTGAACAAAACGTTGTATGGGTTCTTAACAGAGACCATCCTATCAACGATACCTCCGGAGTCCTCTCCATCAACACTATTGGAAACCTCCTTCTGCACCGCGGAAACACTCATGTATGGTCCACAAACGTTTCCATCTCCTCAGCGAACGCTACTGTGGCTCAGCTGTTAGATACCGGAAACCTAGTCTTGATTCAAAACGATGGCAACAGGGTGGTGTGGCAAGGCTTTGATTATCCTACAGATAGTTTGATTCCCTACATGAAACTCGGACTGGATCGGAGAACCGGTTTCAACAGGTTCCTAACTTCTTGGAAGTCCCCAACCGACCCAGGAACGGGGAAAAACTCGCTTACGATGAACGCCAGTGGGTCTCCTCAAATTTTTCTGTACCAGGGTTCAAAGCGGCTATGGAGATCCGGTAACTGGAACGGGCTCCGGTGGAGCGGTGTGCCGACGATGATTTACAGAACCATAATCAATGTTAGCTTTCTGAACAATCAAGATGAAATCTCTTATATGTATTCCCTGAACAACGTGTGGGTTCCCATGACGTTGACGATCGACGTCGATGGATATATGCAGCGGAGCGCGTGGACGGAAACGGAAGGCAAATGGTTCAGCTTCTACACAGCCCCAAGCGACAGATGCGACAGGTACGGCAGGTGCGGACTGAACGGCAACTGCGACAACAGCCGCGCCGAGTTTGAGTGCACGTGCCTGGCGGGGTTCGAGCCCAAGTCGCCACGTGACTGGTCCTTGAAAGACGGCTCAGCGGGATGCCTGAGGAAAGAAGGAGCGAAGGTGTGCGGGAACGGGGAAGGGTTTGTGAAGGTGGAAGGTGCGAAGCCCCCAGATACATCGATGGCACGTGTGAGCATGAACATGAGCTTGGAAGCGTGTAGAGAGGGGTGCCTGAAGGAGTGTTCTTGCAGTGGATACGCGGCTGCAAATGTGAGTGGAAGTGGGAGTGGGTGCTTGTCTTGGCATGGGGACTTGGTGGATACAAGAGTGTTTCCTGAAGGGGGCCAAGATTTATATGTGCGTGTGGATGCCATCACTCTAG CTGAAAATCAAAAGCAGTCAAAAGGTTTCCTTGCGAAGAAGGGGATGATGGCAGTTTTGGTGGTGGGGGCTACTGTGATTATGGTTCTGTTGGTCTCCACATTTTGGTTCTtaaggaagaagatgaaag GGAGAGGAAGACAAAACAAAATGTTGTATAATTCGAGACCTGGTGCTACATGGCTGCAAGACTCTCCAGGAGCTATGGAGCATGATGAAAGTACAACCAATTCCGAATTACAATTCTTTGATGTGAACACCATAGCTGAAGCCACAAATAATTTCTCTTCTGAGAACGAACTTGGACGTGGTGGTTTTGGCTCAGTTTATAAG GGTCAACTATCTAATGGACAAGAAATAGCTgtgaaaaaattatcaaaggaTTCGGGAcaaggaaaagaagaatttaAGAATGAAGCAACACTTATTGCAAAACTCCAACACATGAATCTTGTGAGACTTTTGGGTTGTTGCATTacaaaagaagagaagatgTTAGTCTATGAGTACTTGCCAAACAAAAGTTTAGATTCTTTCATTTTCG ATGAAACAAAGAAGTCATTGTTAGATTGGAGGAAACGCTTTGAAATTATTGTCGGAATTGCTCGAGGAATCTTATATCTTCATGAGGACTCTAGATTAAGAATCATACACAGAGATCTAAAAGCAAGCAATGTTCTACTCGATGCCGAAATGCTTccaaaaatttcagattttggcTTGGCTAGAATATTTCGAGGAAATCAAATGGAAGGAAACACAAATCGAGTAGTTGGAACATA TGGTTACATGTCACCTGAGTATGCGATGGAAGggttattttcaacaaaatccGATGTCTATAGCTTCGGAGTTTTGTTGTTAGAGATTATTACTGGGAGAAAAAATAGCACTTATTATCAAGACAATCCATCCATGAGCTTAATTGGACAT GTTTGGAACCTATGGGAAGAAGACAAAGCCTTGGATTTAATCGATCCGTCACTAGAAAAGTCATACCCTACAGATGAAGTATTGAGATGCATCCAAATTGGGCTCTTATGTGTCCAAGAATCTATAACGGATCGACCTACCATGTTGactattattttcatgttgGGTAACAACTTTGCTCTTTCTTTTCCTAAACGGCCTgcatttatttcaaaaacaacTCACAAGGGTGAAGATCTATCATGCTCTGGTGAGGGACTTTTATCTGTAAATAATGTGACCATGACTGTGCTTCAACCTCGCTAA
- the LOC117922875 gene encoding G-type lectin S-receptor-like serine/threonine-protein kinase At1g11410 isoform X3, translated as MRPVNLFLQYLLLFLMLPLCSSTDTITPNQPFRDGDLLVSKQSRFALGFFSPRNSTLRYIGVWYNIREQNVVWVLNRDHPINDTSGVLSINTIGNLLLHRGNTHVWSTNVSISSANATVAQLLDTGNLVLIQNDGNRVVWQGFDYPTDSLIPYMKLGLDRRTGFNRFLTSWKSPTDPGTGKNSLTMNASGSPQIFLYQGSKRLWRSGNWNGLRWSGVPTMIYRTIINRSAWTETEGKWFSFYTAPSDRCDRYGRCGLNGNCDNSRAEFECTCLAGFEPKSPRDWSLKDGSAGCLRKEGAKVCGNGEGFVKVEGAKPPDTSMARVSMNMSLEACREGCLKECSCSGYAAANVSGSGSGCLSWHGDLVDTRVFPEGGQDLYVRVDAITLAENQKQSKGFLAKKGMMAVLVVGATVIMVLLVSTFWFLRKKMKGRGRQNKMLYNSRPGATWLQDSPGAMEHDESTTNSELQFFDVNTIAEATNNFSSENELGRGGFGSVYKGQLSNGQEIAVKKLSKDSGQGKEEFKNEATLIAKLQHMNLVRLLGCCITKEEKMLVYEYLPNKSLDSFIFDETKKSLLDWRKRFEIIVGIARGILYLHEDSRLRIIHRDLKASNVLLDAEMLPKISDFGLARIFRGNQMEGNTNRVVGTYGYMSPEYAMEGLFSTKSDVYSFGVLLLEIITGRKNSTYYQDNPSMSLIGHVWNLWEEDKALDLIDPSLEKSYPTDEVLRCIQIGLLCVQESITDRPTMLTIIFMLGNNFALSFPKRPAFISKTTHKGEDLSCSGEGLLSVNNVTMTVLQPR; from the exons ATGCGTCCTGTAAATTTGTTTCTTCAGTACTTGCTTCTATTCCTTATGCTCCCACTTTGCAGCTCCACTGACACCATAACTCCCAACCAACCCTTCAGAGATGGTGACCTTCTAGTCTCTAAACAGTCCAGGTTCGCTCTTGGCTTCTTCAGTCCACGGAATTCTACACTCCGATATATTGGAGTTTGGTACAACATTCGTGAACAAAACGTTGTATGGGTTCTTAACAGAGACCATCCTATCAACGATACCTCCGGAGTCCTCTCCATCAACACTATTGGAAACCTCCTTCTGCACCGCGGAAACACTCATGTATGGTCCACAAACGTTTCCATCTCCTCAGCGAACGCTACTGTGGCTCAGCTGTTAGATACCGGAAACCTAGTCTTGATTCAAAACGATGGCAACAGGGTGGTGTGGCAAGGCTTTGATTATCCTACAGATAGTTTGATTCCCTACATGAAACTCGGACTGGATCGGAGAACCGGTTTCAACAGGTTCCTAACTTCTTGGAAGTCCCCAACCGACCCAGGAACGGGGAAAAACTCGCTTACGATGAACGCCAGTGGGTCTCCTCAAATTTTTCTGTACCAGGGTTCAAAGCGGCTATGGAGATCCGGTAACTGGAACGGGCTCCGGTGGAGCGGTGTGCCGACGATGATTTACAGAACCATAATCAAT CGGAGCGCGTGGACGGAAACGGAAGGCAAATGGTTCAGCTTCTACACAGCCCCAAGCGACAGATGCGACAGGTACGGCAGGTGCGGACTGAACGGCAACTGCGACAACAGCCGCGCCGAGTTTGAGTGCACGTGCCTGGCGGGGTTCGAGCCCAAGTCGCCACGTGACTGGTCCTTGAAAGACGGCTCAGCGGGATGCCTGAGGAAAGAAGGAGCGAAGGTGTGCGGGAACGGGGAAGGGTTTGTGAAGGTGGAAGGTGCGAAGCCCCCAGATACATCGATGGCACGTGTGAGCATGAACATGAGCTTGGAAGCGTGTAGAGAGGGGTGCCTGAAGGAGTGTTCTTGCAGTGGATACGCGGCTGCAAATGTGAGTGGAAGTGGGAGTGGGTGCTTGTCTTGGCATGGGGACTTGGTGGATACAAGAGTGTTTCCTGAAGGGGGCCAAGATTTATATGTGCGTGTGGATGCCATCACTCTAG CTGAAAATCAAAAGCAGTCAAAAGGTTTCCTTGCGAAGAAGGGGATGATGGCAGTTTTGGTGGTGGGGGCTACTGTGATTATGGTTCTGTTGGTCTCCACATTTTGGTTCTtaaggaagaagatgaaag GGAGAGGAAGACAAAACAAAATGTTGTATAATTCGAGACCTGGTGCTACATGGCTGCAAGACTCTCCAGGAGCTATGGAGCATGATGAAAGTACAACCAATTCCGAATTACAATTCTTTGATGTGAACACCATAGCTGAAGCCACAAATAATTTCTCTTCTGAGAACGAACTTGGACGTGGTGGTTTTGGCTCAGTTTATAAG GGTCAACTATCTAATGGACAAGAAATAGCTgtgaaaaaattatcaaaggaTTCGGGAcaaggaaaagaagaatttaAGAATGAAGCAACACTTATTGCAAAACTCCAACACATGAATCTTGTGAGACTTTTGGGTTGTTGCATTacaaaagaagagaagatgTTAGTCTATGAGTACTTGCCAAACAAAAGTTTAGATTCTTTCATTTTCG ATGAAACAAAGAAGTCATTGTTAGATTGGAGGAAACGCTTTGAAATTATTGTCGGAATTGCTCGAGGAATCTTATATCTTCATGAGGACTCTAGATTAAGAATCATACACAGAGATCTAAAAGCAAGCAATGTTCTACTCGATGCCGAAATGCTTccaaaaatttcagattttggcTTGGCTAGAATATTTCGAGGAAATCAAATGGAAGGAAACACAAATCGAGTAGTTGGAACATA TGGTTACATGTCACCTGAGTATGCGATGGAAGggttattttcaacaaaatccGATGTCTATAGCTTCGGAGTTTTGTTGTTAGAGATTATTACTGGGAGAAAAAATAGCACTTATTATCAAGACAATCCATCCATGAGCTTAATTGGACAT GTTTGGAACCTATGGGAAGAAGACAAAGCCTTGGATTTAATCGATCCGTCACTAGAAAAGTCATACCCTACAGATGAAGTATTGAGATGCATCCAAATTGGGCTCTTATGTGTCCAAGAATCTATAACGGATCGACCTACCATGTTGactattattttcatgttgGGTAACAACTTTGCTCTTTCTTTTCCTAAACGGCCTgcatttatttcaaaaacaacTCACAAGGGTGAAGATCTATCATGCTCTGGTGAGGGACTTTTATCTGTAAATAATGTGACCATGACTGTGCTTCAACCTCGCTAA
- the LOC117922875 gene encoding G-type lectin S-receptor-like serine/threonine-protein kinase At1g11410 isoform X5, whose amino-acid sequence MRPVNLFLQYLLLFLMLPLCSSTDTITPNQPFRDGDLLVSKQSRFALGFFSPRNSTLRYIGVWYNIREQNVVWVLNRDHPINDTSGVLSINTIGNLLLHRGNTHVWSTNVSISSANATVAQLLDTGNLVLIQNDGNRVVWQGFDYPTDSLIPYMKLGLDRRTGFNRFLTSWKSPTDPGTGKNSLTMNASGSPQIFLYQGSKRLWRSGNWNGLRWSGVPTMIYRTIINVSFLNNQDEISYMYSLNNVWVPMTLTIDVDGYMQRSAWTETEGKWFSFYTAPSDRCDRYGRCGLNGNCDNSRAEFECTCLAGFEPKSPRDWSLKDGSAGCLRKEGAKVCGNGEGFVKVEGAKPPDTSMARVSMNMSLEACREGCLKECSCSGYAAANVSGSGSGCLSWHGDLVDTRVFPEGGQDLYVRVDAITLAENQKQSKGFLAKKGMMAVLVVGATVIMVLLVSTFWFLRKKMKGRGRQNKMLYNSRPGATWLQDSPGAMEHDESTTNSELQFFDVNTIAEATNNFSSENELGRGGFGSVYKGQLSNGQEIAVKKLSKDSGQGKEEFKNEATLIAKLQHMNLVRLLGCCITKEEKMLVYEYLPNKSLDSFIFDETKKSLLDWRKRFEIIVGIARGILYLHEDSRLRIIHRDLKASNVLLDAEMLPKISDFGLARIFRGNQMEGNTNRVVGT is encoded by the exons ATGCGTCCTGTAAATTTGTTTCTTCAGTACTTGCTTCTATTCCTTATGCTCCCACTTTGCAGCTCCACTGACACCATAACTCCCAACCAACCCTTCAGAGATGGTGACCTTCTAGTCTCTAAACAGTCCAGGTTCGCTCTTGGCTTCTTCAGTCCACGGAATTCTACACTCCGATATATTGGAGTTTGGTACAACATTCGTGAACAAAACGTTGTATGGGTTCTTAACAGAGACCATCCTATCAACGATACCTCCGGAGTCCTCTCCATCAACACTATTGGAAACCTCCTTCTGCACCGCGGAAACACTCATGTATGGTCCACAAACGTTTCCATCTCCTCAGCGAACGCTACTGTGGCTCAGCTGTTAGATACCGGAAACCTAGTCTTGATTCAAAACGATGGCAACAGGGTGGTGTGGCAAGGCTTTGATTATCCTACAGATAGTTTGATTCCCTACATGAAACTCGGACTGGATCGGAGAACCGGTTTCAACAGGTTCCTAACTTCTTGGAAGTCCCCAACCGACCCAGGAACGGGGAAAAACTCGCTTACGATGAACGCCAGTGGGTCTCCTCAAATTTTTCTGTACCAGGGTTCAAAGCGGCTATGGAGATCCGGTAACTGGAACGGGCTCCGGTGGAGCGGTGTGCCGACGATGATTTACAGAACCATAATCAATGTTAGCTTTCTGAACAATCAAGATGAAATCTCTTATATGTATTCCCTGAACAACGTGTGGGTTCCCATGACGTTGACGATCGACGTCGATGGATATATGCAGCGGAGCGCGTGGACGGAAACGGAAGGCAAATGGTTCAGCTTCTACACAGCCCCAAGCGACAGATGCGACAGGTACGGCAGGTGCGGACTGAACGGCAACTGCGACAACAGCCGCGCCGAGTTTGAGTGCACGTGCCTGGCGGGGTTCGAGCCCAAGTCGCCACGTGACTGGTCCTTGAAAGACGGCTCAGCGGGATGCCTGAGGAAAGAAGGAGCGAAGGTGTGCGGGAACGGGGAAGGGTTTGTGAAGGTGGAAGGTGCGAAGCCCCCAGATACATCGATGGCACGTGTGAGCATGAACATGAGCTTGGAAGCGTGTAGAGAGGGGTGCCTGAAGGAGTGTTCTTGCAGTGGATACGCGGCTGCAAATGTGAGTGGAAGTGGGAGTGGGTGCTTGTCTTGGCATGGGGACTTGGTGGATACAAGAGTGTTTCCTGAAGGGGGCCAAGATTTATATGTGCGTGTGGATGCCATCACTCTAG CTGAAAATCAAAAGCAGTCAAAAGGTTTCCTTGCGAAGAAGGGGATGATGGCAGTTTTGGTGGTGGGGGCTACTGTGATTATGGTTCTGTTGGTCTCCACATTTTGGTTCTtaaggaagaagatgaaag GGAGAGGAAGACAAAACAAAATGTTGTATAATTCGAGACCTGGTGCTACATGGCTGCAAGACTCTCCAGGAGCTATGGAGCATGATGAAAGTACAACCAATTCCGAATTACAATTCTTTGATGTGAACACCATAGCTGAAGCCACAAATAATTTCTCTTCTGAGAACGAACTTGGACGTGGTGGTTTTGGCTCAGTTTATAAG GGTCAACTATCTAATGGACAAGAAATAGCTgtgaaaaaattatcaaaggaTTCGGGAcaaggaaaagaagaatttaAGAATGAAGCAACACTTATTGCAAAACTCCAACACATGAATCTTGTGAGACTTTTGGGTTGTTGCATTacaaaagaagagaagatgTTAGTCTATGAGTACTTGCCAAACAAAAGTTTAGATTCTTTCATTTTCG ATGAAACAAAGAAGTCATTGTTAGATTGGAGGAAACGCTTTGAAATTATTGTCGGAATTGCTCGAGGAATCTTATATCTTCATGAGGACTCTAGATTAAGAATCATACACAGAGATCTAAAAGCAAGCAATGTTCTACTCGATGCCGAAATGCTTccaaaaatttcagattttggcTTGGCTAGAATATTTCGAGGAAATCAAATGGAAGGAAACACAAATCGAGTAGTTGGAACATA G
- the LOC117922875 gene encoding G-type lectin S-receptor-like serine/threonine-protein kinase At1g11410 isoform X4 — MRPVNLFLQYLLLFLMLPLCSSTDTITPNQPFRDGDLLVSKQSRFALGFFSPRNSTLRYIGVWYNIREQNVVWVLNRDHPINDTSGVLSINTIGNLLLHRGNTHVWSTNVSISSANATVAQLLDTGNLVLIQNDGNRVVWQGFDYPTDSLIPYMKLGLDRRTGFNRFLTSWKSPTDPGTGKNSLTMNASGSPQIFLYQGSKRLWRSGNWNGLRWSGVPTMIYRTIINVSFLNNQDEISYMYSLNNVWVPMTLTIDVDGYMQRSAWTETEGKWFSFYTAPSDRCDRYGRCGLNGNCDNSRAEFECTCLAGFEPKSPRDWSLKDGSAGCLRKEGAKVCGNGEGFVKVEGAKPPDTSMARVSMNMSLEACREGCLKECSCSGYAAANVSGSGSGCLSWHGDLVDTRVFPEGGQDLYVRVDAITLAENQKQSKGFLAKKGMMAVLVVGATVIMVLLVSTFWFLRKKMKGRGRQNKMLYNSRPGATWLQDSPGAMEHDESTTNSELQFFDVNTIAEATNNFSSENELGRGGFGSVYKGQLSNGQEIAVKKLSKDSGQGKEEFKNEATLIAKLQHMNLVRLLGCCITKEEKMLVYEYLPNKSLDSFIFDETKKSLLDWRKRFEIIVGIARGILYLHEDSRLRIIHRDLKASNVLLDAEMLPKISDFGLARIFRGNQMEGNTNRVVGTYFFYLLLQWLHVT; from the exons ATGCGTCCTGTAAATTTGTTTCTTCAGTACTTGCTTCTATTCCTTATGCTCCCACTTTGCAGCTCCACTGACACCATAACTCCCAACCAACCCTTCAGAGATGGTGACCTTCTAGTCTCTAAACAGTCCAGGTTCGCTCTTGGCTTCTTCAGTCCACGGAATTCTACACTCCGATATATTGGAGTTTGGTACAACATTCGTGAACAAAACGTTGTATGGGTTCTTAACAGAGACCATCCTATCAACGATACCTCCGGAGTCCTCTCCATCAACACTATTGGAAACCTCCTTCTGCACCGCGGAAACACTCATGTATGGTCCACAAACGTTTCCATCTCCTCAGCGAACGCTACTGTGGCTCAGCTGTTAGATACCGGAAACCTAGTCTTGATTCAAAACGATGGCAACAGGGTGGTGTGGCAAGGCTTTGATTATCCTACAGATAGTTTGATTCCCTACATGAAACTCGGACTGGATCGGAGAACCGGTTTCAACAGGTTCCTAACTTCTTGGAAGTCCCCAACCGACCCAGGAACGGGGAAAAACTCGCTTACGATGAACGCCAGTGGGTCTCCTCAAATTTTTCTGTACCAGGGTTCAAAGCGGCTATGGAGATCCGGTAACTGGAACGGGCTCCGGTGGAGCGGTGTGCCGACGATGATTTACAGAACCATAATCAATGTTAGCTTTCTGAACAATCAAGATGAAATCTCTTATATGTATTCCCTGAACAACGTGTGGGTTCCCATGACGTTGACGATCGACGTCGATGGATATATGCAGCGGAGCGCGTGGACGGAAACGGAAGGCAAATGGTTCAGCTTCTACACAGCCCCAAGCGACAGATGCGACAGGTACGGCAGGTGCGGACTGAACGGCAACTGCGACAACAGCCGCGCCGAGTTTGAGTGCACGTGCCTGGCGGGGTTCGAGCCCAAGTCGCCACGTGACTGGTCCTTGAAAGACGGCTCAGCGGGATGCCTGAGGAAAGAAGGAGCGAAGGTGTGCGGGAACGGGGAAGGGTTTGTGAAGGTGGAAGGTGCGAAGCCCCCAGATACATCGATGGCACGTGTGAGCATGAACATGAGCTTGGAAGCGTGTAGAGAGGGGTGCCTGAAGGAGTGTTCTTGCAGTGGATACGCGGCTGCAAATGTGAGTGGAAGTGGGAGTGGGTGCTTGTCTTGGCATGGGGACTTGGTGGATACAAGAGTGTTTCCTGAAGGGGGCCAAGATTTATATGTGCGTGTGGATGCCATCACTCTAG CTGAAAATCAAAAGCAGTCAAAAGGTTTCCTTGCGAAGAAGGGGATGATGGCAGTTTTGGTGGTGGGGGCTACTGTGATTATGGTTCTGTTGGTCTCCACATTTTGGTTCTtaaggaagaagatgaaag GGAGAGGAAGACAAAACAAAATGTTGTATAATTCGAGACCTGGTGCTACATGGCTGCAAGACTCTCCAGGAGCTATGGAGCATGATGAAAGTACAACCAATTCCGAATTACAATTCTTTGATGTGAACACCATAGCTGAAGCCACAAATAATTTCTCTTCTGAGAACGAACTTGGACGTGGTGGTTTTGGCTCAGTTTATAAG GGTCAACTATCTAATGGACAAGAAATAGCTgtgaaaaaattatcaaaggaTTCGGGAcaaggaaaagaagaatttaAGAATGAAGCAACACTTATTGCAAAACTCCAACACATGAATCTTGTGAGACTTTTGGGTTGTTGCATTacaaaagaagagaagatgTTAGTCTATGAGTACTTGCCAAACAAAAGTTTAGATTCTTTCATTTTCG ATGAAACAAAGAAGTCATTGTTAGATTGGAGGAAACGCTTTGAAATTATTGTCGGAATTGCTCGAGGAATCTTATATCTTCATGAGGACTCTAGATTAAGAATCATACACAGAGATCTAAAAGCAAGCAATGTTCTACTCGATGCCGAAATGCTTccaaaaatttcagattttggcTTGGCTAGAATATTTCGAGGAAATCAAATGGAAGGAAACACAAATCGAGTAGTTGGAACATA TTTCTTTTATTTGCTATTACAGTGGTTACATGTCACCTGA
- the LOC117923182 gene encoding G-type lectin S-receptor-like serine/threonine-protein kinase At1g11410, with the protein MLYNLRLGATWLQDSLGDKEHEESTTNSELQFFDMNTITTATNNFSSKNELGRGGFGSVYKGQLSNGQEIAVKKLSKDSGQGKEEFKNGATLIAKLQHVNLVRLLGCCITEEENILVYEYLSNKSLDSFIFDETKKSLLDWRKRFEIIVGITRGILYLHEDSRLRIIHKDLKASNVLLDAEMFPKISDFGLARIFRGNQMEGNTNRVVGTYGYMSPEYAMEGLFSTKSDVYSFGVLLLEIITGRKNSTYYRDGPSISLVGNVWNLWEEGKALDIINPSLEKSYPTDEVLRCIQIGLLCVQESVTDRPTMLTIIFMLGNNSTLPFPKWSAFISKTTHKSEDLSSSSDGLLSVNNVTVTVLQPR; encoded by the exons ATGTTGTATAATTTGAGACTTGGTGCTACATGGCTGCAAGACTCTCTAGGAGATAAGGAGCATGAAGAAAGTACAACCAATTCTGAATTACAATTCTTTGATATGAACACCATAACTACAGCCACAAATAATTTCTCTTCTAAGAACGAACTTGGACGTGGTGGTTTTGGCTCAGTTTATAAG GGTCAGCTATCTAATGGACAAGAAATAGCTgtgaaaaaattatcaaaggaTTCGGGAcaaggaaaagaagaatttaAGAATGGAGCGACACTTATTGCAAAACTCCAACACGTGAATCTTGTGAGGCTTTTGGGTTGTTGCATTACAGAAGAAGAGAATATCTTAGTCTATGAGTACTTGTCAAACAAAAGTTTAGACTCTTTCATTTTCG ATGAAACAAAGAAGTCATTGTTAGATTGGAGGAAACGCTTCGAAATTATTGTTGGAATTACTCGAGGAATCTTATATCTTCATGAGGACTCTAGATTAAGAATCATACACAAAGATCTAAAAGCAAGCAATGTTCTACTCGATGCCGAAATGTTTccaaaaatttcagattttggcTTGGCTAGAATATTTCGAGGAAATCAAATGGAAGGAAACACAAATCGAGTAGTTGGAACATA TGGTTACATGTCACCTGAGTATGCGATGGAAGggttattttcaacaaaatccGATGTCTATAGCTTCGGAGTTTTGTTGTTAGAGATTATTACTGGGAGAAAAAATAGCACCTATTATCGGGACGGTCCATCCATAAGCTTAGTTGGAAAT GTTTGGAACTTATGGGAAGAAGGCAAAGCCTTAGATATAATCAATCCGTCACTAGAAAAGTCATACCCTACAGATGAAGTATTGAGATGCATCCAAATTGGGCTCTTATGTGTCCAAGAATCTGTAACGGATCGACCTACCATGTTGactattattttcatgttgGGTAATAACTCTACTCTTCCTTTTCCTAAATGGTCTgcatttatttcaaaaacaacTCACAAGAGTGAAGATCTATCATCCTCTAGTGATGGACTTTTATCTGTAAATAATGTGACCGTGACTGTGCTTCAACCTCGCTAA